The proteins below are encoded in one region of Pacificitalea manganoxidans:
- a CDS encoding type I secretion system permease/ATPase, protein MQQPDNRSGQTELRRSAGQGAGLLTAAFAFSIFVNVLMLTGPLFMLQVYDRVLGSRSEETLLALFGLVAFLYLMMGVLDYARGRVTGRVAARFQAALDRRVFDAVLRLESVRPGHAGAATGLRDLETVQRFLGAPVLLAIFDMPWTPMFLAAVFVFHPMLGALAVAGGGVLILIALLNQWRTRLPALEAAGETHRADALATQMRVEAETVRSLGMRGAAFDRWHHARGTALRATLAAADRAGAFTVSSKTLRLFLQSAMLALGAWLVLRGELTAGAMIASSIMMGRALAPVELAIGQWELLQRATRGWRNLAALLSEAPPERPRTALPTPRAMLEVQHLTVIPPGEVQAALRMVSFTVAPGQAVGVIGPSGAGKSTLARALTGVWRAAGGQVRLDAAALDHYDPDVLGHHIGYLPQRVTLFEGTIAENIARLAAAPDAAQVVEAARRAAAHEMILNLPQGYDTPVSAAGGRLSGGQVQRIGLARALYGEPVLLVLDEPNSNLDNEGSEALNTAIRHMKSAQKAVLIMAHRPAAIQECDMILVLDNGARRAFGPREEVLRQMVRNHDQIRRSAGAGGVS, encoded by the coding sequence ATGCAGCAGCCCGACAACCGGAGCGGACAGACCGAACTGCGGCGCAGCGCGGGGCAGGGGGCGGGGCTTCTGACGGCGGCATTCGCGTTTTCGATCTTCGTCAACGTTCTGATGCTGACTGGACCGCTATTCATGCTGCAAGTCTATGATCGGGTGCTGGGCTCCCGGTCCGAGGAAACGCTGCTCGCCCTGTTCGGTCTGGTGGCGTTTCTTTATCTAATGATGGGCGTGCTCGATTATGCGCGCGGACGGGTGACAGGGCGGGTCGCGGCGCGGTTTCAGGCCGCGCTGGACCGACGCGTGTTCGATGCTGTCCTGCGCTTGGAATCGGTGCGTCCCGGCCATGCGGGTGCCGCGACCGGGCTGCGCGATCTGGAAACGGTGCAGCGATTTCTGGGGGCTCCGGTCCTGCTTGCGATATTCGACATGCCGTGGACACCCATGTTTCTGGCTGCGGTATTCGTGTTTCACCCGATGCTGGGCGCGCTTGCGGTTGCGGGGGGCGGTGTCTTGATCCTGATCGCGTTGCTCAACCAATGGCGCACGCGGTTGCCGGCCTTGGAAGCCGCCGGTGAAACCCATCGTGCGGACGCGCTGGCCACGCAGATGCGGGTGGAGGCCGAAACCGTGCGGAGCCTCGGCATGCGTGGCGCTGCGTTTGACCGTTGGCACCACGCCCGCGGAACGGCGCTGCGCGCCACCCTTGCCGCGGCTGACCGGGCAGGGGCCTTTACCGTCAGCAGCAAGACGCTGCGCCTGTTTCTGCAGTCCGCGATGCTGGCATTGGGCGCGTGGCTTGTGCTGCGGGGGGAATTGACCGCAGGCGCGATGATCGCCAGTTCAATCATGATGGGCCGGGCTTTGGCCCCCGTGGAACTGGCAATTGGCCAATGGGAATTGCTGCAACGCGCGACACGCGGGTGGCGCAACCTTGCGGCGCTGCTGTCCGAAGCGCCGCCAGAACGCCCGCGCACAGCCTTGCCGACACCCCGCGCGATGTTGGAGGTGCAGCATCTGACCGTCATCCCGCCAGGCGAGGTTCAGGCGGCCCTACGTATGGTGTCGTTTACCGTGGCGCCGGGACAGGCGGTGGGTGTCATCGGCCCGTCCGGCGCGGGAAAATCGACACTCGCGCGCGCGTTGACGGGTGTCTGGCGGGCGGCAGGCGGGCAGGTGCGGCTCGATGCGGCGGCGCTCGACCATTACGACCCGGACGTGCTGGGCCATCATATCGGCTATCTGCCGCAGCGCGTGACCCTGTTTGAGGGCACCATCGCGGAAAATATCGCGAGGCTGGCCGCGGCGCCCGACGCGGCGCAGGTGGTGGAGGCGGCCCGCCGCGCCGCCGCGCATGAGATGATCCTAAACCTGCCGCAGGGCTACGATACGCCGGTATCGGCTGCGGGGGGACGGCTGTCGGGAGGGCAGGTTCAGCGTATCGGATTGGCGCGCGCGCTCTATGGGGAGCCGGTCCTGCTGGTGCTGGATGAGCCCAATTCCAACCTCGACAACGAAGGGTCGGAGGCGCTGAATACCGCGATCCGCCACATGAAATCCGCGCAGAAGGCCGTGCTGATCATGGCGCACCGGCCCGCGGCCATTCAGGAATGCGATATGATCCTTGTGCTCGACAACGGTGCCCGCCGTGCCTTTGGCCCTCGGGAGGAGGTTCTGCGCCAGATGGTTCGCAATCACGACCAGATCCGCCGCAGTGCCGGTGCCGGGGGTGTATCGTGA
- the mutL gene encoding DNA mismatch repair endonuclease MutL, giving the protein MAHIDPNIRSKPAPRAPIRQLDDTVINRIAAGEVVERPASAVKELVENALDAGATRIEIAIADGGKTLIRVTDDGCGIDGADLPLALSRHATSKLNDADLLDIRSFGFRGEALPSLGAVGRLSITSRIAGGEASVIVCDGGRLSAVRPAALACGTVVELRDLFHATPARLKFLRSDRAESQAIGDVVKRLAMAEPFVGFTLRDMSGGGEGRVTFRADPETGDLFGALHGRLARVLGSDFAENALRIEAAREGLSLTGYAALPTYSRGSAVAQFLFVNGRPVRDKLLIGALRGAYADFLSRDRHPAAVLNLDCDPQRVDVNVHPAKAEVRFREPGVARGLIVSALRHALAEAGHRASTTVAGATLGAFRPEGQDHAPGGPARVYQMDRPSLAGRAAAYAMQAPQPDAPLAEPWGFAETQAPSARVEPVAEAPQLEALPLGAARAQVHENYIIAQTERGMVIVDQHAAHERLVYEKLKRQMADTGVAAQALLIPEIVELSEGDCARLLEIADELATLGLGIEPFGGCAVAVRETPAILGEVNAHAMLRDILDELDDLGDTRLVRERIEAILSRVACHGSIRSGRRMRGEEMNALLREMEATPHSGQCNHGRPTYVELRLTDIERLFGRT; this is encoded by the coding sequence ATGGCTCACATCGACCCCAACATACGCTCCAAACCCGCGCCGCGCGCCCCGATCCGGCAGCTCGACGATACCGTGATCAACCGCATTGCTGCGGGCGAGGTCGTGGAGCGTCCGGCCTCGGCGGTGAAGGAATTGGTCGAGAACGCGCTCGACGCGGGTGCGACCCGGATCGAGATCGCCATCGCCGATGGGGGCAAGACGCTGATCCGTGTCACCGATGACGGTTGCGGCATCGACGGGGCGGACCTGCCACTGGCCCTGAGCCGCCACGCCACGTCCAAACTGAACGACGCTGATCTGCTCGATATTCGATCCTTTGGGTTCCGGGGGGAGGCGCTCCCATCGCTCGGCGCTGTTGGGCGGCTCTCCATCACATCGCGCATCGCGGGGGGCGAGGCCTCGGTGATCGTGTGCGATGGCGGGCGGCTGAGCGCGGTCCGACCCGCAGCGCTGGCCTGCGGCACCGTGGTGGAGTTGCGGGATCTGTTCCACGCCACGCCAGCGCGGCTGAAGTTTCTCCGCTCGGATCGTGCGGAATCGCAGGCGATCGGCGATGTCGTCAAACGGCTGGCAATGGCGGAACCATTTGTCGGCTTTACCCTGCGCGATATGTCCGGCGGGGGCGAAGGGCGGGTGACCTTCCGCGCCGATCCCGAAACCGGAGACCTTTTTGGCGCGCTGCATGGTCGACTGGCACGGGTGCTTGGTTCGGATTTCGCCGAAAACGCCCTCCGGATCGAAGCGGCGCGCGAGGGGCTGTCCCTGACCGGCTATGCCGCGCTGCCGACCTATTCGCGCGGCTCGGCGGTGGCGCAGTTCCTCTTCGTCAATGGCCGCCCCGTGCGGGATAAGCTGCTGATCGGCGCGCTGCGCGGGGCTTATGCCGATTTTCTCAGCCGTGATCGGCATCCGGCGGCGGTTCTGAACCTCGACTGTGATCCGCAGCGGGTGGATGTGAACGTGCATCCGGCCAAGGCCGAGGTTCGTTTCCGCGAACCGGGCGTGGCGCGCGGGTTGATCGTGTCGGCCTTGCGCCATGCCTTGGCGGAGGCCGGACATCGGGCCTCAACCACCGTCGCCGGGGCAACGCTGGGTGCGTTCCGTCCCGAGGGACAGGATCATGCGCCCGGTGGCCCGGCGCGCGTCTATCAGATGGATCGCCCCTCGCTGGCCGGGCGCGCGGCAGCCTATGCAATGCAGGCACCGCAGCCCGATGCACCGCTGGCCGAGCCATGGGGCTTTGCCGAAACGCAGGCGCCATCCGCGCGGGTCGAGCCGGTTGCAGAAGCCCCGCAACTAGAGGCGCTGCCGCTTGGCGCTGCTCGTGCGCAGGTGCATGAGAATTATATCATCGCCCAGACCGAGCGGGGCATGGTCATCGTCGATCAGCACGCCGCCCATGAACGTCTGGTCTATGAGAAGCTCAAACGCCAGATGGCCGATACCGGGGTGGCGGCACAGGCGCTGCTGATCCCGGAGATCGTCGAACTGTCGGAGGGCGACTGCGCCCGCCTGCTGGAAATCGCAGACGAGTTGGCGACCCTTGGGCTGGGCATCGAGCCGTTCGGCGGTTGCGCCGTGGCGGTGCGCGAGACTCCCGCCATTCTGGGAGAGGTCAACGCCCATGCCATGCTGCGGGATATCCTCGATGAACTTGACGACTTGGGCGACACGCGTCTGGTGCGCGAGCGGATCGAGGCGATCCTGAGCCGCGTCGCCTGTCACGGATCCATCCGGTCAGGACGCCGGATGCGCGGGGAGGAAATGAACGCCCTGCTGCGCGAGATGGAAGCCACGCCCCATTCCGGTCAGTGCAACCACGGTCGCCCGACCTATGTCGAACTGCGGCTGACGGATATCGAGCGACTTTTCGGCAGAACCTGA
- a CDS encoding DUF3775 domain-containing protein — protein MLEISSGKVVRVIALAREFGSDNRQLRNYVSSLNEDEQISLVALTWIGRESFEADEAADAMHTARQEMTLPTDGYLARIPNLADYLEDGMEALGIGVADAEDHLRD, from the coding sequence ATGCTTGAAATCAGTTCCGGCAAGGTGGTGCGGGTCATCGCGCTTGCCCGCGAGTTCGGCTCCGACAACAGGCAGCTGCGCAACTACGTCTCCAGCCTGAACGAAGACGAGCAAATCAGCCTCGTCGCGCTGACATGGATCGGGCGCGAAAGTTTCGAGGCGGATGAAGCCGCGGACGCGATGCACACGGCGCGGCAGGAAATGACGTTGCCGACCGATGGTTATCTCGCGCGGATACCGAACCTAGCCGACTATCTCGAAGACGGGATGGAGGCGCTGGGCATCGGGGTCGCCGATGCGGAGGACCACCTGCGCGATTGA
- a CDS encoding HlyD family type I secretion periplasmic adaptor subunit — protein sequence MTFSAKLPLWFGAIAVLLLVGGFGAWATFAQISGAIIAQGQVEVEQNQQIVQHPDGGVVQAVLIEEGARVTAGDVLLRLDGRDIRTELAIVEGQLFELMARAARLKAERDATPILWPDDLSAAAATRPEVAALRQGQARLFAARTDSLAREVAQMARREAQIGNQIEGIDAQIAALRDQEALVQEDLTDQQTLLERRLAQATRVRQLRRDQAALLGRIGELTAQRAQAQGRQTELQIEGLKLTTTRREEAITQLRDLRYNELELLERRRNLRTRLERLDLRAPVAGIVHGLTVTTPQAVLRPAEPVLYLVPQDRPLVIAARVEPIHVDQVGLGQEVILRFPAFDSRTTPELTGQVAKLSADSFTDDRSQAQYYRVEIQLAEAELARLAPRDVIPGMPVEAFLKTGARSPLDYLIKPLADYFNKAFREG from the coding sequence GTGACCTTTTCGGCGAAGCTGCCGCTGTGGTTTGGCGCGATAGCGGTGCTGCTGCTTGTCGGGGGCTTCGGCGCATGGGCCACATTCGCCCAGATATCCGGCGCGATTATCGCCCAGGGGCAGGTCGAGGTAGAGCAGAACCAGCAAATCGTGCAGCATCCCGATGGCGGTGTCGTGCAGGCGGTTCTGATCGAGGAGGGCGCGCGCGTGACGGCGGGTGACGTTCTATTGCGGCTCGATGGGCGCGACATCCGCACCGAACTCGCCATTGTCGAAGGGCAGCTGTTCGAATTGATGGCGCGCGCTGCCCGTCTCAAGGCCGAGCGTGATGCAACCCCGATCCTGTGGCCCGACGACCTGAGCGCCGCGGCGGCCACCCGGCCCGAGGTCGCGGCGCTGCGTCAGGGGCAGGCCCGGCTTTTCGCCGCCCGGACCGACAGCCTTGCCCGCGAAGTGGCGCAAATGGCCCGCCGGGAGGCGCAGATCGGCAACCAGATCGAGGGGATCGACGCCCAGATCGCCGCGCTGCGCGATCAGGAGGCTTTGGTGCAGGAGGATCTGACCGATCAGCAGACCCTGCTTGAACGGCGCTTGGCGCAGGCCACCCGGGTGCGGCAACTGCGCCGGGATCAGGCCGCGCTGCTGGGCCGTATTGGGGAACTCACCGCCCAACGGGCGCAGGCACAAGGACGCCAGACCGAATTGCAGATCGAAGGGTTGAAGCTGACAACCACCCGCCGGGAGGAGGCGATCACCCAGTTGCGCGACCTGCGCTATAACGAACTGGAGTTGCTGGAACGACGCCGCAATCTGCGTACCCGGCTGGAGCGGCTGGACCTGCGCGCGCCAGTGGCGGGGATCGTGCACGGGCTGACCGTTACCACCCCGCAGGCCGTTCTGCGCCCGGCTGAGCCGGTGCTTTACCTTGTGCCGCAGGATCGACCGCTGGTGATCGCCGCGCGGGTCGAGCCGATCCACGTGGATCAGGTGGGTTTGGGACAGGAGGTGATCCTGCGGTTTCCAGCCTTTGACAGCCGAACGACACCCGAATTAACCGGACAGGTCGCGAAACTCTCTGCGGATTCTTTTACGGATGATCGGTCGCAGGCGCAATATTACCGCGTCGAAATCCAATTGGCCGAGGCGGAATTGGCGCGACTGGCACCGCGCGACGTGATCCCCGGCATGCCCGTAGAGGCGTTTTTGAAAACCGGCGCGCGGTCCCCGTTGGACTATCTGATCAAGCCGCTGGCCGACTATTTCAACAAGGCATTTCGCGAAGGTTAA
- a CDS encoding M16 family metallopeptidase, giving the protein MIRFSLNSFATATATLATCLTLIVPAASAGIENVEEVTSDGGITAWLVTEPSIPFTALEIRFRGGTSLDPEGKPGAINLMTALLEEGAGERSAQEFAAAREGLAASYAFDVGRDTLSVSARFLTENRDEAVDLLRSALIEPRFDQEALDRVRGQVLSIIASNATDPGEINSRAFNEAAFPDHPYALPVDGTVESVTALTRDDMLAVKDRIMARDRIDVSAVGDITAAELGPLLDRLLGDLPETGAPLPEHVDYALPGGVDVVEFDTPQSVVSFAQPGITRDDPDFIPAYIMMEIFSGGGFSSRLMEEVREKRGLTYGIGASLYPMDNAELIIGSVSSANDKVAETIEVIKTEWAKLAEDGITQEELDRAKTYLTGAYPLRFDGNGRIANILVGMQMTDLPIDYPETRNELVDAVTLEDINRVVDRIIEPERLHFVVVGKPAGLE; this is encoded by the coding sequence ATGATCCGCTTTTCCTTGAATTCGTTCGCCACTGCTACGGCGACCCTTGCGACCTGTCTGACGCTGATCGTGCCCGCAGCATCTGCCGGTATCGAAAACGTCGAGGAGGTGACCTCGGACGGGGGCATCACCGCATGGCTGGTGACCGAACCCTCCATTCCGTTCACGGCGTTGGAGATCCGGTTTCGCGGCGGCACAAGTCTGGACCCGGAGGGCAAACCCGGCGCGATCAATCTGATGACCGCATTGCTGGAGGAAGGCGCGGGCGAGCGCAGCGCGCAGGAGTTCGCCGCCGCGCGAGAAGGGCTCGCCGCCTCCTACGCGTTTGACGTCGGGCGCGACACGCTGTCCGTATCGGCGCGCTTTTTGACCGAGAACCGGGATGAGGCGGTGGATCTGCTCCGCAGTGCGCTTATCGAGCCGCGTTTCGATCAGGAGGCGCTCGACCGGGTCCGCGGGCAGGTTTTGTCGATCATTGCCTCCAACGCGACCGATCCGGGCGAAATCAATTCCCGCGCATTCAACGAGGCCGCCTTTCCCGATCACCCCTATGCACTGCCGGTCGATGGCACCGTGGAAAGCGTCACGGCCCTGACCCGCGACGATATGCTGGCGGTGAAGGATCGCATCATGGCGCGCGACCGGATTGATGTGTCCGCGGTGGGGGATATTACCGCGGCGGAACTGGGCCCGCTGCTGGATCGGCTGCTGGGCGACCTGCCTGAAACGGGCGCGCCGCTGCCCGAGCATGTGGATTACGCGCTGCCCGGCGGGGTGGATGTGGTGGAATTCGACACACCGCAATCCGTCGTCAGCTTTGCCCAGCCCGGCATCACCCGCGACGATCCGGATTTCATCCCCGCCTATATCATGATGGAGATCTTTTCCGGCGGAGGCTTTTCCTCCCGGTTGATGGAAGAGGTGCGCGAGAAACGGGGCCTAACCTACGGCATCGGTGCCTCGCTCTACCCGATGGACAATGCCGAGTTGATTATCGGGTCGGTCAGTTCCGCCAACGACAAGGTCGCCGAGACGATCGAGGTCATCAAAACCGAATGGGCCAAGCTGGCCGAGGACGGCATCACGCAGGAGGAACTTGACCGCGCCAAGACCTACCTCACCGGGGCCTATCCGCTGCGGTTTGATGGCAATGGTCGCATCGCCAACATCCTTGTCGGTATGCAGATGACGGATTTGCCAATCGACTATCCCGAAACCCGGAACGAACTGGTCGATGCCGTGACGCTGGAGGATATCAACCGCGTGGTCGACCGGATCATCGAGCCGGAGCGGCTGCACTTCGTCGTCGTCGGCAAGCCTGCCGGGCTGGAGTAA
- a CDS encoding M16 family metallopeptidase: MILAATAAATLTLTPARGSAEEVSTFRLDNGMEAVVIEDHRAPVVVHMVWYRTGAADEPAGKSGIAHFLEHLLFKGTDDLAPGEFSETVELNGGSDNAFTSYDHTAYFQRVASDRLELMMRMESDRMTDLMLDADDVLTERDVILEERNQRVENSAGALFGEQRAAAQYMNHPYGTPIIGWRHEMAQLDLEDALSFYDRFYAPDNAILVVAGDVDPAEVERLAEQYYGVREPSGVGATARVRPQEPPQLAERRVMFEDARISQPYVMRTYIAPERDSGTQEKAAALAFLADLLGGNSATSLMGQVLEFEEGSAVYTGAFYNGTSYDDTTFGLIVMPVPGRTLPQAEADMDRMIARFMEEGVDMERFERIKMQIRAGEIYEKDSLQGLARQYGAALTSGLTVEDVQAWPDVLQAVTPDDVMQAAAELFDKRRSVTGYAMGVGENSGLGAPSQDAAAEDATDVPEGTAPAPATSPESAPAPAPAPEPAPAPQPIPEAGALPGAEEMTQ, encoded by the coding sequence ATGATCTTGGCCGCCACCGCCGCCGCCACACTTACGCTCACCCCCGCGCGGGGCTCTGCCGAGGAGGTGAGCACCTTCCGGTTGGACAACGGCATGGAGGCCGTGGTGATTGAGGATCATCGCGCTCCTGTCGTCGTGCATATGGTCTGGTATCGCACCGGCGCGGCGGACGAGCCTGCGGGCAAATCCGGCATCGCGCATTTCCTTGAGCACCTGCTGTTCAAAGGCACCGATGATCTGGCGCCGGGGGAGTTTTCGGAAACGGTCGAATTGAACGGCGGCTCTGACAACGCGTTCACCAGCTACGATCATACGGCGTATTTTCAGCGTGTGGCCTCGGACCGGCTGGAATTGATGATGCGGATGGAAAGCGACCGCATGACCGATCTGATGCTCGATGCCGATGACGTGCTGACCGAGCGCGATGTGATTTTGGAGGAGCGCAACCAGCGGGTCGAAAACTCCGCAGGCGCGCTTTTTGGTGAACAGCGGGCCGCGGCGCAATATATGAACCACCCCTACGGCACGCCGATCATCGGCTGGCGCCATGAGATGGCGCAGCTGGATTTGGAGGACGCGCTAAGCTTCTACGACCGGTTCTATGCACCCGACAACGCGATCCTCGTGGTGGCGGGCGACGTCGACCCCGCCGAGGTGGAGCGGCTGGCTGAGCAGTATTACGGCGTGCGCGAGCCTTCGGGTGTTGGCGCCACCGCGCGGGTCCGCCCGCAGGAGCCGCCGCAGCTGGCCGAGCGGCGCGTGATGTTCGAGGATGCCCGGATTTCGCAGCCCTATGTCATGCGCACCTATATCGCCCCCGAGCGTGACAGCGGCACGCAGGAAAAAGCCGCGGCACTGGCGTTTCTCGCCGATCTGCTTGGCGGGAATTCCGCGACCTCGCTGATGGGGCAGGTGCTGGAATTCGAGGAGGGAAGCGCGGTCTATACCGGCGCGTTCTACAACGGCACATCCTATGATGACACGACCTTTGGGTTGATCGTCATGCCGGTGCCGGGACGCACGCTCCCCCAAGCCGAAGCGGACATGGATCGGATGATCGCCCGGTTCATGGAAGAAGGCGTGGATATGGAGCGGTTCGAGCGGATCAAGATGCAGATCCGTGCGGGCGAAATTTATGAAAAAGACAGCCTGCAAGGGCTGGCCCGCCAATATGGCGCGGCGCTGACCTCGGGCCTGACGGTGGAGGATGTGCAGGCTTGGCCGGATGTGTTGCAGGCCGTGACCCCCGACGACGTCATGCAGGCGGCGGCAGAGCTTTTTGACAAACGCCGCTCGGTGACAGGTTACGCGATGGGCGTAGGAGAAAATTCCGGCCTTGGCGCGCCGTCGCAGGATGCAGCGGCGGAGGATGCAACCGATGTGCCCGAAGGCACGGCACCAGCCCCCGCGACATCCCCCGAATCTGCGCCAGCACCCGCGCCCGCCCCAGAACCCGCTCCGGCACCACAGCCGATCCCCGAGGCCGGCGCGCTTCCGGGCGCTGAGGAGATGACCCAATGA
- a CDS encoding SDR family NAD(P)-dependent oxidoreductase, with protein sequence MRDWKGKRYWLVGASEGLGRALAYQLSRCGAEVIVSARSEERLRDLADDLPGRASAIPVDITDADSVAAAVDRAGPVDGLVTLAGTYWPMKTTEWNAERLQTMCDVNFTGTIRMLGAVVPGMIERGQGHVVVTGSLTALKGLPGALGYGATKAGLVSFAETMRADLQDTGVTVQVVNPGFIKTRLTDKNDFKMPMLMEPEKAATEIFEHMNGDDFRKDFPGRLAAMLKGGRALPDWLFYKLVG encoded by the coding sequence GTGCGCGATTGGAAGGGAAAACGCTATTGGTTGGTAGGCGCAAGCGAGGGGCTTGGCCGGGCGCTGGCCTATCAGCTATCGCGCTGCGGGGCCGAGGTTATCGTCTCTGCCCGGAGCGAGGAGCGGCTGCGCGACCTTGCCGATGATCTTCCGGGGCGGGCCAGCGCGATCCCTGTCGACATTACCGATGCCGACAGCGTCGCCGCTGCGGTGGACCGGGCCGGACCTGTCGACGGGCTCGTCACGCTTGCGGGCACCTATTGGCCGATGAAGACGACGGAATGGAATGCGGAGCGTCTGCAAACCATGTGCGATGTCAATTTCACCGGCACCATCCGGATGCTGGGCGCGGTTGTGCCGGGCATGATCGAACGCGGACAGGGCCATGTGGTCGTCACCGGCTCTCTCACCGCGTTGAAGGGTCTGCCGGGCGCGCTGGGCTATGGCGCGACCAAGGCCGGGCTGGTGTCTTTTGCCGAAACCATGCGCGCTGACCTGCAAGATACCGGTGTCACGGTTCAGGTGGTCAATCCGGGCTTCATCAAGACCCGTCTGACTGACAAGAACGACTTCAAAATGCCTATGCTGATGGAGCCGGAAAAAGCGGCGACCGAGATCTTCGAACACATGAATGGCGACGATTTCCGCAAGGACTTCCCCGGTCGGCTTGCCGCCATGCTGAAGGGCGGACGCGCGCTGCCGGATTGGCTGTTCTACAAGCTGGTCGGCTGA
- a CDS encoding zinc metalloprotease: protein MLFVIALALASLMLFALRGGFSRLPAHALQGTGHSHDDEGYGTRSTPHLPSLVLAGAATLVTGGVFGVGIGVSMLVAMALHELGHIAGARVADLMLARADRLNPPGIPLARRRSDTRAFFVIFCGPALGLAPMLVAYGAAELLWQAHPPAAATLWTFAGVTGTFNAFFLLPFYPLDGGRCIALMARAIAPELSRLAALALAAVLGLMAVHLGSTTLAVLAAFGIFGAVLQGPPVESATAPMRLGTVALAQVAYLAALLCYLSGGAWLILDLLG from the coding sequence TTGCTTTTCGTCATCGCCCTTGCCCTTGCTTCTCTCATGCTGTTCGCGCTTCGCGGCGGGTTCAGCCGCCTGCCCGCCCATGCGTTGCAAGGCACGGGTCATTCGCACGACGACGAAGGCTATGGAACGCGCAGCACGCCGCATCTGCCCTCGCTGGTGCTAGCCGGGGCCGCGACGCTGGTGACCGGGGGGGTGTTCGGCGTGGGCATCGGTGTGTCGATGCTGGTCGCGATGGCGCTGCACGAGCTGGGTCATATCGCGGGTGCACGGGTGGCCGATCTGATGTTGGCACGCGCCGACCGGCTGAACCCGCCCGGCATTCCTCTCGCCCGGCGGCGCAGCGACACGCGGGCGTTCTTCGTCATCTTCTGCGGGCCTGCTTTGGGGCTGGCGCCGATGCTGGTGGCCTATGGCGCGGCGGAGTTGCTGTGGCAGGCGCACCCTCCTGCCGCCGCGACGCTATGGACCTTTGCCGGGGTCACGGGGACGTTCAACGCGTTTTTCCTGCTGCCGTTCTACCCACTTGATGGCGGGCGCTGCATCGCGCTGATGGCACGGGCCATTGCGCCCGAACTGAGCCGCCTCGCCGCGCTAGCGCTTGCGGCGGTGCTGGGACTAATGGCGGTGCATCTGGGCTCCACCACGCTGGCCGTGCTGGCCGCTTTCGGAATATTTGGCGCCGTGCTTCAGGGGCCGCCCGTCGAAAGCGCCACCGCGCCGATGCGTCTGGGCACCGTGGCCTTGGCGCAGGTGGCCTATCTCGCGGCGCTGTTGTGCTATCTGTCGGGCGGGGCGTGGCTGATCCTCGATCTGCTGGGCTAA